CCTTCCAGTGGCGACCAACCACATTTATACAGGACATTAGATCTGTCCACCTGCCATGATGCATTAAGGTCAACCAGTACCAGGTCGGCGAAATAACCCTCACGTATATAACCCCGCGCTTCAATCTGAAAACAATCAGCCACCGCATGGCTCATTTTTTCAACCACTTTTTCAATAGTTATTTTTCCTCTTTTCGAAAGCTCCAGCATGGCCACAAGTGAATGTTGCACCATCGGTCCGCCGGCAGGAGCTTTCAGATAACTTTGTTTTTTCTCCTCAATAGTGTGAGGCGCATGATCTGTCGCAATAATGTCAATTTTATTATCAATAACACCTTGCAAAATGGCATCCCGATCCTGCTTTGTCTTTATAGCGGGGTTCCATTTTATAAAATTACCTTTTGTTTTATAATCCTCGTCGCTGAACCAAAGGTGATGTATGCAGGCTTCTGCGGTTATTCTTTTCTCCTTTAAAGATTTCGTGTTATCAAACAAGCTCAATTCCTGAGCAGTAGAAATATGTAAAATATGCAAACGTGCATTGTATTTCTTTGCCAGTTCAACAGCCAGCGAAGAAGACCTGTAACAGGCTTCGCTGCTACGGATTAATGGGTGACATTCAACAGGAACATTCTCACCGTACTTTTGCCTGTATAATTCAGCATTAGCGCGTATAGTAGCCTCATCTTCGCAATGAGTTGCAATCAGCAGTTTACTTTTTGAAAAAATATTTTCAAGAGTCTGCCTGCTATCGACCAGCATATTGCCTGTTGATGAACCCATAAAAATTTTTATTCCGCAAACATTTCGAGGGTTTGTTTTAAGTACTTCCTCAATATTATCATTGGAAGCACCCATAAAAAAGGAATAATTTGCCAGTGATTTTTCCGAACCCTGCTCGTATTTGGCTTCTAACAGATCCTGCGTAAGTGTATTAGGAACAGTATTAGGCATATCCATAAACGATGTTACCCCGCCTGCAACAGCCGCCTTTGATTCGGTATAAATATCGGCCTTGTGTACAAGGCCCGGTTCACGGAAATGCACCTGATCATCGATACACCCCGGCAGAAGATATTTTCCCGCGGCATCAACAACCTTATCGGCCTTGTCGGTAATCTCCTGTTCTGAGATCTTCTTTATCCGTTTATCCTCAATAAGTAAATGACCTGTAAAGGTCTTCCCCTCATTAACAATTACAGCATTCCTGATGATCGTTTTCATTATGGCCCTCTCATTCATCTTCTGCAAAGAAGAGAAATTTTCTATTTTATTTTTTTGAAGCGCATCTGAAGCACGCCCAAAAATGCTTCTTTAAAAATACCGGTACTCATTTTTGATTGCCCTTCTTTGCGATCGATAAAGGTTATAGGTACTTCAACCACTTTAAATCCGAGCCGTTTAGCAGTATATTTCATCTCGATCTGGAAGGCGTAACCGATAAATTTAATTCCGTCGAGATCGATCGCCTCCAAAACCTTTCTTTTGTAACATTTAAATCCTGCTGTAGTGTCTTTTATATTCACCCATAAAACCATGCGTGCATATACCGAAGCAAAATACGACATCAGTATCCTGCCCACAGGCCAGTTGGCAACATTGCCTCCACTGACATAGCGTGATCCAACTGCCACGTCAGCTCCATTTACACAAGCTTCTCTGAGTCTGACCAGGTCATCAGGATTATGCGAAAAATCGGCATCCATTTCAAAAACATATTCATAGCCGCGTTTAAGCGCCCATTTAAAACCATGTATATATGCTGTCCCTAAACCTAACTTCCCCTGACGTTCTTCAATAAAAAGCTTTCCCGAAAATTCTGTCATTAGTTGTTTCACTATGTTACCTGTGCCATCAGGCGACCCATCGTCGACAATTAGCAGGTGAAACGGAACGGATAAAGAAAACACCTTGCGGATCATCTTTTCGATATTCTCTTTTTCGTTGTAGGTTGGTATTATAACAAGGCTATCTGACAAAATATATTTATTTGTAAACTACTCATAAATATACAGTTAGATTTTTAAACCAGGAACCCGGTTAACACTTTTTAACGAAAAAATATCGTTCGCGTAAAGTGGTATCCGATTGACAAAATACTGAGGGGCAGGACAATACATTACAATATCACACTTTACCAATCCTGATATCTTCCACCACGCCCGGGTCCAGTAATGTAGAGGTATCTCCAAAATTAGAAAAATCACCCTCAGCAATTTTGCGTAAAATCCGACGCATGATCTTCCCTGACCGGGTTTTAGGCAAACCTGTTACAACCTGTATCTTATCAGGCTTGGCAAGCGGACCCATGTATTTGCGGACAGATTCAATAATTTCGTTTCTCAAAACATCAATATCTTTTCGCTCGTGATCCGGTATTACAAATGCGTAAACGCCCCAGCCCTTTATTGGATGAGGGAAACCCACCACGGCACTTTCAACTATATCAGGGTGTTGATTGATGGCGCTTTCAATTTCGGCCGTACCCAGCA
This genomic interval from Bacteroidota bacterium contains the following:
- a CDS encoding dihydroorotase, whose translation is MKTIIRNAVIVNEGKTFTGHLLIEDKRIKKISEQEITDKADKVVDAAGKYLLPGCIDDQVHFREPGLVHKADIYTESKAAVAGGVTSFMDMPNTVPNTLTQDLLEAKYEQGSEKSLANYSFFMGASNDNIEEVLKTNPRNVCGIKIFMGSSTGNMLVDSRQTLENIFSKSKLLIATHCEDEATIRANAELYRQKYGENVPVECHPLIRSSEACYRSSSLAVELAKKYNARLHILHISTAQELSLFDNTKSLKEKRITAEACIHHLWFSDEDYKTKGNFIKWNPAIKTKQDRDAILQGVIDNKIDIIATDHAPHTIEEKKQSYLKAPAGGPMVQHSLVAMLELSKRGKITIEKVVEKMSHAVADCFQIEARGYIREGYFADLVLVDLNASWQVDRSNVLYKCGWSPLEGETFHSKVTHTFVNGHLAYENGVFDESKKGQRLLFQR
- a CDS encoding polyprenol monophosphomannose synthase — encoded protein: MSDSLVIIPTYNEKENIEKMIRKVFSLSVPFHLLIVDDGSPDGTGNIVKQLMTEFSGKLFIEERQGKLGLGTAYIHGFKWALKRGYEYVFEMDADFSHNPDDLVRLREACVNGADVAVGSRYVSGGNVANWPVGRILMSYFASVYARMVLWVNIKDTTAGFKCYKRKVLEAIDLDGIKFIGYAFQIEMKYTAKRLGFKVVEVPITFIDRKEGQSKMSTGIFKEAFLGVLQMRFKKIK